The following is a genomic window from Nicotiana tabacum cultivar K326 chromosome 3, ASM71507v2, whole genome shotgun sequence.
GAGTGAATCTCAAAGCTCCGAAAAATTGAATCCTCTGCAGAGTGCCAACCTGTCCATGATTTCACTGCATCAGAAATAACATAAAATGTCATATGTAAAATAGTTCTATTTCAGAGCTAAAATGGCACTAGTAAATGATATACTTCTCCGTCCCAACTTATGTAATGAAGtttgactgagtatgaattttatgattttttcttttttgaaacttatggtttaaaagaagtcatacgaatTTGTAGATTATAGATCATCTAAGTATAAATACGAAGTTTAAAGTTATTAGGTTTAAAGATGTcattaattaaaaagaaaataccaTCACAGGAGCAATAGATCATTACCTGTCCCTTTGCCAATATTGATCTCTTGGACAAAAAGGGAGTAATCAATAATAAGTGAGTCCTCACAGAATGTGCTGATAAACAAGAAAACAACACCTGCATACTCGCTCGCAGTTGCAACTTGCTCGGAAATCATGTTTTGACCCATTTCTCCTCAGTGGGAAAAATTGATATATACTCTCCTAAGTTTGGTTAGAAAACATGAACAATGGAAGAGACCAAATTGATATTCTAATCCTGCAGAGCGTCATGTGATTATTTGGGATGCATTTgggttttgttctttctttcttttgttagtAAGCGTTTCGTGCCGTTCAATATTTCTGCAATGTTATAGATTTATTTATGAAAAGGTTTCTTTTCTCGAGCTATGGACATTTATGACTCGCAAGATGacatatttttcaaaccaagacAGAATTATgcaaattaaaaagaatttttttttgacaTGTATGCCAAATATATGAAATACCAAAATTATCTTCTTAAATGAGTTGTGATCTCcacatttcttttcattttctctctGCTTATAAAGGTATGAATATTTAGATCAGATATATTAATAAGTCTatatcattaagggtaaaatagagAGCTAAGATTAAATAGtttgcaaaaaataaataaattacgtTATTCTTTTTTGCATTAACTAAAAAAAAGTATATCACTTAAAacggggagaaattcaaaaatagccagatttacaagtggttattcaaaaatagtcacagtttcaaaagtaattgaaatttagccacttttcatgtaaagataaatctaaacgaaaacactgttcaaaatccgaaaaaatacttgatcataatatactggagttccagtataatataccggtccagcataatatactagagtttggagcaccgatgctccagtctccagtatattgtactggagccagcaaagtataccgatccagcataatatgctggaagttcatacacaggtgcaccaaactccaatatattatgctggaccggtctctgttacagcaaaatagtgactattttccAATGACTTggcaaatgctggctattttttaatgaccaatccgaaaactagctagaccgtgctattttaacctTGAAACGCGACGAGGAGTAATTTGTACTGGATGTGTATTACCAGAAGTTAGAAACGGTTGAACTGCTTAACCTTGGTCAATTCTGAAATGGCAGCATTAACCAAAATATCTATAACATCAGAATCAATATTGTTTATTCGTCTCAGTAAAAACCAAGAAATATTCAACTTTATGCTACATATGTTTACAAATTACAAGCCGTCAGGCCGAGAGAGAATAGTATCTCCAAAATGCCGCAATTTTGGTGTGAGATTCAAGTTCTGCTAAAAATGAAGGGCAGTAATTATACCTTTGGACATTTCCACATTAGGATTAGAACggtaaatataaaatataagaaGTATATCTCCACTCCCAACACCCCATCCTCCCTCATATTTAAGGGCCAAGATCTCATTTGATGACTCTTAACAGAAGAATGAATATGTATAGGTCCTAAGTTCAAAATTTCCGGCCACcaatttacaaaattatttttgcgtgcaaaaaaaaaaaaaaaaaaaaaaaaaaaaaggcagatCCATACGTAAAAGCTTGTTGCAAACcttaaaaaaaaacatttcatTTCTAATAGTTTAAACTTTTATACACATTATATTCATGCAATTTTTGCAGGGATAGCTCCAAAAATAAATGCAGTGCCATAGTCCATACTGTGCATAACTATTTTTTGGCTGATTACGAGCAGTTCCCCAGATAATTACTAACGCAAACAAAGTCTTTGGTACCAAATTTACTATAAAATATCAAAATCGGAAAAAAGGAAtggacaaagaagaaaaaaacggTCTTCTTGTTAGGAAAACAGGATTGGATGTGCTTAGTTCCACAATTTCATTAACTTTATAAATACCAAGTGTTCATTGACAAGCAAAAAGTAAGATGACTTCCCTCAATGTAAGTGATCAAGAAGCTCAACACTTATGCTTTCAAGAATGGATGAAGCTCCAAGAACAAGACCTCTTGGAGCTCCTCCATGCCCACCAccattcctcctcctcctccttctccgcCAGCACCTCTCGCACTAGCGCTAACAGCGACTGCCACCTAAAACAACTCATTGCAAAATCCATCAAACACTTCCAAGACTACATTGACAACCGCAGACATTTTGCACGTAACGATGTCAGTGCTTACCTTGCTCCCACTTGGTGCACCACTTTAGAAAGCTCCATGATCTGGATCTCCGGGTGCCATCCGTCCAGTTTCATTCGGCTCATTTATGCGCTTAGTGGCAGAGAACTTGAATCCCATCTCTCTAACTATCTCCAAGGTAAGAGATATGGAGACCTCAGTGAGCTCTCGACCATACAGCTGAAATCAATCGACGAGTTACATATGAAGACGATAAGGCAAGAAAACCGGTTGTCAAAGATGCTCACCAGCTTGCAGGAGGAGATAGCTGATCAGCCAATTGCCATTATCGCCAATGAAGTGGGAAATTTTGCTGAAATATGTGGTGAAGCAGAGGAGGCCCTTGATAAACATGCCAAGTGTTTAAGGCACGTAATAGAAGAAGCTGATAAGCTAAGGATGGAGACTTTCAAGGAGCTGGCGATGAACATATTGAGTCCATTTCAAGCTCTTGAATTTCTGGTAGCTAGCAAGAAGCTCCATCTTTGTGTCAATGCTTGGGGCAAAAAAAGAGATCTTCAGCATGGGAGGAACAGAGGAACAGTAGAGGGAAACATCTATCCAACTTTATCTTGAAAAGCAAAATAAAGAAGTGAGAAATGTTTATggaaattatgtatatatatggaaTAATGTTTAGTTGGTACTAAGTCCAGATTATTTTTACGGCGTTTGTAATTTCTTTTAATctttaattgttgttttggtatgattcttcaaacaacaacaacaaaaaagaattagttttttgatacttcaaaaaaaataaaaaattaaaaaaattactttagtGTGATTTAGCATGAAACCTAGAAAGATGTTGAATATCCAATATTAGTTTCAGAATTTTGAATCTGTTATCTCATCCTATAACATGAAGAGAACGAAGGAAAAAAAATCTTCTAATGTGGCCGATAGTATAAACTAATGCTGATTTTTATGTGAAGACTATATCTCTTAAAATCCCAAACAAACGACCCCTAAAGTCAAACTAAGGCATTCAACCTGAAAAGCATGAGCAATAAAGTGATATAAATCAGATACTGTTATGGTAAATATcatattatggtggatgtctactcttcctccatgatcttcatgtcaaatgcttaatgacatattttctatgttcaatgacatattccatgacatattttctttacttttcatgcctatataaaggccttgtaatagataggaaaatacacacaattgaagaagaaaatctcttcctttctctctatctctatttcttgttcatgttttactaaattgtctttatttcttattcatgttttactaaattgcttttatttcataacacgttatcagcacgagtctctaaccaattgtatatatatctacaaaaatTTCCTACATCCGAAAAGATTGCAATTAGAAGTCATACATATCATCTCATGGTTAGATGTAAAAagaaactacatatggtaagtaatgaaacGTACGAAGGTATAATTATCTTATACTTGTTATTTCTTTAATATCTCATATGCACACAACGTCGTACTATACAtgtattgcataagcacatattaatattacatttttatatcacatgaatgaaatgacaTTTTTGAAGTTCTATAAGTAAAAATCATAGTACCAGTTAATTGTTAatatgatgcatgtcatggtaaccaaggatatgtTATATAAATTGTCTTATGTATATTTGTGTGTTAACTATCTTCAATATGTCTTGCCGcttttaacattttcttttactttgatgaatatttttctattttgggtttttacacttgcatatagttaaaaaaaaaagaataaaaataaaaaaaaaaagaaaaaattgggtcATATTAGaagcataaatcatcttgaagaaaacaagaaatacttcacatctttatctaggttgattaattacttctttgaaatttggaaaacaaaTCAGCTACtgagaaagtatacttcataatttatggtcgtatcatttgaaagcaaacagtgattagtatgactactagAAAAGGTATTTTCGAGTATCCATGATCTCTTTGATGCTTGCTACTGACTTATCATTTTCAAGTATTTTATATAAATGATGCATaagctacaactggtaagttgttacctataatgtcacttttcaggtaatataaaagctgaatttatgtattagtactatatatgtgttgttacctatatgttgtacttttgataaatttattcactaattgcttggttgaattgagtgaaggaaagtcatggcattaaatcaaatccaataggtaaGGTATGccccgaaaacaacaatatttttgaaagagactcaataaatattatgacaatgattttatgatccatttaaactctaatagaatttagaagaaatattctgactacaaacggttgtatttcatataaatgctacaaataattgataaagctttacgctgatttgagatttgtacacttatttaagaaaaCAAATTTGATTTTTGTTAAGCTGCAAATTAGTTGTGTACAACTTTattggcatgtgattgaaattaaggcttgagaatgaatctcaatattgtttagcctattatgccattgattgagggtaagacatcgggatccagtcctgatgctccataatgataagagttgggtttgagtcccaatttattatggcctaacatgcctttatattggtaagacattgaGTTTGAATCTcaatgtaccatattgatgatataataatgactaaagaaaaataatatatttttcatgaaaaggcatgaagAATGTCTCACTTGATtagctccattcttgaagtgaatgtggtagcaatacataataagtctaaatgaagacaagtggttgaacaatgaacgtgaACGCTCCAAATAATAATACTCATCAcaatgattataaaaggagaacaacaagggttctcaaaatagtccttcaaaatgtgaaggcaatgttttCCATCAAATTGCTATGAAGCACATCACTGATTATAATCCATTCCTtaaagagaatgtgacttgtgataagcattgagaatgcagactcattcctaaaggtgaatgtggtaatatgtgataaaagaaatgaataaagacatgcaaggCATGACCGCATGATTGGATGAATAGCACACAACTCACCTTTGAGGGAGGTTTaagtgaaataaagagaataaatattattgtgtagttacatgaatatgtcattggtctcGTACATGTGATacaccaaaatattttggcatgccttataaaaattattaaaggcaaaattaaagcaagaaatgattttggttatgataattttgaccatgacaatttattatgatataattttctcagtgaaggagacatttaccatatgaatagtatgataaaagatcttgtagtacaaaagttgttaagagctccggaaaaactaatttgttactatccggatgaataaaattattcatgacattgatattgtaaagtctcaaaagaaactttttgagtttcaaatgtataagtcaaagtcGTTGTCATATTGCGACattaaatgaaaggaagattgaatatcttctctataatcataccgggtaaatatgaaaggttacacgattttgtttctatttgtactacacaaatataagtaTGATGCTtgaatcatatgccacaagtaaactacaggtttactaaaacaaataATAGTTGGCATAACCGGTTGaccatcccggttcaattatgatgtgaaaaaattaattgagaattacattgacatatattgaagaacagaagattcttcaagaattctcttgtgctgcttattctcatgatatatcaGTTAAGGTTGAGATTgtatcccttgatttctggaataaataaaaggtgataaatatatgggcacagtcacctgccatgtggactgTTTAccattttaatagatgcatctattctatggtcacgtgtgcatttgttatcaacttgcagtttggcttttgcaagattgcttgctcaaattattagagcacagttccagaatataaattatgatgatttatcttgataatactggtttaaatccaagttggtttagcagaaattgtatgcctccaattatagctaaatcattggttatgagaacaaaactcccaaaaataaaatttggtatgagatgtattatttaatatacaacaacacttgtacgcatctagccatattataaaaatttctccctatcacaatcggttcagggtcaggaaccaaataatttctatatagaaatatggatgtgctatatgatttaattatgccaccaaaaagcacaaagatgagttcccaaagaagcttgggaaatgtgttggtgatcccaacattagggggagaaaatgggcggctgagaaagtgatacgtgaaatgaattattatgaatacatatagatcctcgtacaagaaaatatgaacttgaagttcaagtgataattcatttataaattattactagacgtatttgctgacccaaagctaaatgtcatatttcagctgctaatgctccaaatagaataaaatccatgagggacagagtctatggcacgcatgaagcgtaacagaccaatcggttccaaagataaaactccttgaagaaggagaggggcaaatattcaaaatggtcataataaggaggcaagtgccctagaagagcaccacgacataacacttcataagacctcatgggagaggctcaggtacctgaaaataatgagataaagagatctcaataagttatgtctttattaggTAATAATGGAACCGACGTAAAGTGATCATCGActatattgttaatataatgtagcgctcaatattattaatattaacgaggatcttgagctcaaatatGTCATGAAATTTAGACaaataaatgattggccaaaataaaataaaaaaaatacgcaatcaagattgatttcacctgaaaaatatgaagttgaacGGATAATCcaaacacctgaaagtataaagtcagtGAAAGTATAAACGTGTTCTTGTGCGAAGAAAgacaagtcgatagacataaagacgacttgtgtcacaagaagatttgtaaatatcctagcatttcaagttttaatctggcaatatatgaaaaacttgatatgcgtataatggaaattattgaaagatttaaattgttctgaagcatattatggtttccaagaaatttattaaataaagcttcaataatctttatacggattgaaacaatcagggcgcatgtggtataatcgcccaaGAAAgtacttgttgaaagaagggtacaagaataattcaatttgtctttgtgtctttataaaaggatctggatttgaatttgttataatcgtcgtgtatgttgctgattcaaatatcattagaacaTTCGGGGAGCTTCCTGaagcagtagactgtttaaagaaagaatttgaaatgaaagattttgtaaagacaaaaataaaattttgtcttggtctacaaattgagtatatgaaagatgaaatttttgtccatcaatcagcatacactgaaaagattttaaagtgattctatatggataaagcacatacATTGAGTACcctgatggttgtgagatcactcgatataaataaagatccattcatACATCATGAAAATACTAAAGaacttcttggtcctgaagtacaacatcttagtgcaattgatgtactaatgtatcttgctaacactacaaggggTGActtaactttttcagttaatgtcttagtaagatatagctctgctcctacaagaagacattggaatgaaatcaaacatatattgcgttatctaaaagggactaccgatgtggccttattttatggcaatgattgcaatcccgatcttgttggttatgctgatatagagtatttatctgacacacacaaggcttgatctcaaacatgctatgtgtttacatgtggaggcactgtcatatcttggcgatcgactaagcaatcaatcgtggctacttcttctaatcatgctaagataattgctattcatgaagcaagtcgagaatgtatttggttgaggtttatAATATATCTCATCCGAGataaatgtggtttgaagtgtgacaaactacccataattttgtatgaagacaatgcagcatccatagcccaattgaagggatgattcataaaaggagataagacaaagcacatttcaccaaagttatttttcacacatgatgttcaaaagaatggtgatatcaatgtgcaacaaattcgttcaagtgataatatggttgatttattcaccaaatctctactgacgtcaaccttcaagaaaccgGTGTACAAGATTGTGATGCGAAGGCTGAAGGATATGAACCGAGGCTCTCATCAGGGAGAGTTAATACgcggtgtactctttttcccttacaaggttttgtcccatcgggttttccttgcaaggtttttaacgaggcaaccaaaatgcgtatttctaaatatgtgtactcttttttcttcattaggattttttttcccatacggttttttcctaataaggttttaacgaggcacgttatttatggacatccaaaggggagtgttatgataaatatcatattatggtgcatgtctactcttcctccatgatcttcatgtcaaatgtttaatgacatattcaatgacatattttctatgttcaatgatatattccatgacatattttcttcacttttcatgcctatataaaagccttgtaatagataagaaaatacacacaattgaagaataaaatctcttcctttctctctatctctatttcttgttcatgttttactaaattgtctttatttcttattcatgttttactaaattgtttTTATTTCATAACAGATACTACTTATTTCTTTTCATAAAATCTTAGTTGTAGCCAATTATTGATCACTACCAAACTtaatttttccacaaattattGATAAAGAAAATGACTAAGGCCCCGTTTGGCCATACATTTTGGCAACGTTTTTTCAAATCTTTTTTGAAAGCATTGTTTGTTCATAGATTAAAGatctatttttgaaattatttttcaagtttcccaaaaatttctgaaattatttttcaaacaaaataaaatgcatgtccaaacataattttaacttccaaaaattatttttcaaaactacttcaaaaatttctttttcaagtttcaactaaatttatgtccaaacgctagctaagtTTTCTGAAAATAGTTTGTATTTGTATTGccattttccaacaaaaatctcacataatttagttttagattgGATAATAATATTATCTTAAACAAAAAGCTATATCTGGAAATTGGAACTCTTACTTCGAAAAACTGTTAGTCAGATTTTCAAATTATTAAGgggaagtaagttggctccaggcactcagttctagaaaataattttcaaactacTAGAGAAAATTCTGCAATGGTGTATATGCCAAACTGCATAGAGAACTCACTGCTAGAATTCGGCCAAAAAGCGATCAAATATTGGCGATCAAATTTGGTCTGttaagaaaagcgaccaaagttgatcgccAAACTAccgaaattaataaaaaaaatatttgaaataatttagcgaccatagttggtcgctaTTTGGACGCAAATTTAGTCAAACTGTTGACTGGACTGGTCAAacttgcttggtcaaagataCACTAAGTTTagtgaccaatgttggtcgcaaaagtgggacccacacaattttttttaataattttattattattttataaaacttataaaatataaatatatataatttaaaacttgcgaccaaagttggtcgctaactgAAGGATAAGaagatagcgaccaactttggtcgctaaagtgggacccagttataatattttaataaatatatatttatgtaaaaaatttataaaatataaataaatataattcaaaatttagcgaccaaagttggtcgccaatgtgggacccagttctaacgtttaacaatttttattattaatttaaatattatataaaatataaataaatctgattaaattttagtgaccaaatttggtctctaatttaaattcatgtgcatttagtgaccaactttggtcgctaaattaaattcatttaaagttagcgaccaaagttggtctctatatggtcaaatttaaaaatcacttttgtgtttactatgtaaataatataaatgtaagtcgttaataattttgtaatacaagggatgaatagtactacgaagcgggcgtgtgtgtctatatatacaatatatgtacttacgctatactatgcactaagtataagtgtatgaggtaataccgtatcgaatatagcttatatatatatatatatatatatatatatatatatatatatatataatatatgtacttacgctatactatgcactaactataagtgtattaggtaataccgtatcgaatacaacttatatatatatataatatatatacttacgctatactatgcactaagtataagtgtatgaggtaataccgtatcgaatacaacttatatatatatatatatatatatatatatatatatatatatatatataatatatgtacttacgctatactatgcactaactataagtgtattaggtaataccgtatcgaatacagcttatatatatatatataatatatatgtacttacgctatattatgcactaagtataagtgtactaggtaataccgtatcgaatacagcttatatatatatatataatatatgtacttacgctatactatgcactaagtataagtgtatgaggtaataccgtatcgaatatagcttatatatatatatatatatatatatatatatatatatgtactcacgctatactatgcactaagtataagtgtatgaggtaataccgtatcgaatacaacttatatatatat
Proteins encoded in this region:
- the LOC107794699 gene encoding protein DOG1-like 1; amino-acid sequence: MTSLNVSDQEAQHLCFQEWMKLQEQDLLELLHAHHHSSSSSFSASTSRTSANSDCHLKQLIAKSIKHFQDYIDNRRHFARNDVSAYLAPTWCTTLESSMIWISGCHPSSFIRLIYALSGRELESHLSNYLQGKRYGDLSELSTIQLKSIDELHMKTIRQENRLSKMLTSLQEEIADQPIAIIANEVGNFAEICGEAEEALDKHAKCLRHVIEEADKLRMETFKELAMNILSPFQALEFLVASKKLHLCVNAWGKKRDLQHGRNRGTVEGNIYPTLS